One region of Trichosurus vulpecula isolate mTriVul1 chromosome 1, mTriVul1.pri, whole genome shotgun sequence genomic DNA includes:
- the LOC118858096 gene encoding cartilage oligomeric matrix protein, translated as MPLSPSCGLLLAFACHLVTAQRLAPVGGDVAPQMLREMKETNLLLQEVRELLKQQIKEITFLKNTVMECDACGMQPVSSPWTSVRPLSRCEPDSCFPGVTCTDTPGGGFRCGPCPPGYSGNGSHCTDVNECNAHPCYPRVRCINTSPGFRCEDCPPGYSGPAHEGVGLAFAKANKQVCTDINECETGQHNCVPNSVCTNTRGSFQCGPCKPGFVGDQASGCRRRAQRMCPNGEPSPCHENADCILERDGSTSCVCAVGWAGNGLICGKDTDLDGFPDEKLRCPDRKCRKDNCLKVPNSGQEDVDKDGIGDACDPDADGDGVLNEQDNCVLVRNPDQRNTDEDKWGDACDNCRLEKNDDQRDTDRDGRGDACDDDIDGDRIRNAADNCPRIPNPDQRDSDRDGVGDACDNCPQKSNADQKDVDHDLVGDACDSDQDQDGDGHQDSRDNCPTVPNSSQQDTDKDGQGDDCDDDDDNDGIPDSRAPGPDNCRLVPNPNQEDADGDGVGDVCQDDFDADKVVDKIDVCPENAEVTLTDFRAFQTVVLDPEGDAQIDPNWVVLNQGMEIVQTMNSDPGLAVGYTAFNGVDFEGTFHVNTLTDDDYAGLIFGYQDSSSFYVVMWKQMEQTYWQANPFRAVAEPGIQLKAVKSSTGPGEQLRNALWHTGDTNDQVKLLWKDPRNVGWKDKTSYRWFLQHRPQVGYIRVRFYEGPELVADSNVVLDTTMRGGRLGVFCFSQENIIWANLRYRCNDTIPEDYEAYRLQHN; from the exons ATGCCGTTATCTCCCTCTTGTGGGCTGCTTCTCGCCTTCGCCTGCCACCTCGTCACCGCTCAGAGACTGGCACCAGTGG GGGGAGACGTGGCGCCCCAGATGCTCCGGGAGATGAAGGAGACCAATTTGCTGCTGCAGGAGGTGCGGGAGCTCCTGAAACAGCAG ATTAAAGAAATCACCTTCCTGAAGAACACGGTGATGGAGTGTGATGCTTGTG GCATGCAGCCCGTGAGTAGCCCGTGGACAAGCGTGCGGCCGCTGAGCCGCTGTGAGCCCGACTCCTGCTTCCCTGGCGTCACCTGCACCGACACCCCGGGAGGCGGCTTCCGCTGTGGGCCCTGCCCTCCAGGCTACTCCGGCAACGGATCCCATTGCACCGACGTGAACGAG TGTAACGCGCACCCCTGCTACCCCCGGGTCCGCTGCATCAACACTAGCCCGGGATTCCGCTGTGAAGACTGCCCCCCTGGATACAGCGGGCCCGCCCACGAGGGCGTGGGCCTGGCTTTTGCCAAGGCCAACAAGCAG GTTTGCACTGACATCAATGAGTGTGAGACTGGCCAGCACAACTGTGTCCCCAACTCTGTGTGCACCAACACTCGG GGATCCTTCCAGTGTGGGCCCTGCAAGCCAGGCTTTGTGGGGGATCAGGCCTCTGGCTGCCGGAGACGGGCCCAACGGATGTGTCCTAATGGGGAGCCCAGTCCCTGTCACGAAAATGCTGACTGTATCCTGGAGAGAGACGGCTCCACCTCATGTGTG TGTGCCGTGGGCTGGGCGGGCAATGGGCTCATATGTGGTAAGGACACTGACCTGGACGGCTTTCCAGACGAGAAGCTTCGGTGCCCAGACAGGAAGTGCCGAAAG GATAACTGCCTAAAGGTGCCCAACTCTGGCCAAGAGGACGTGGACAAAGATGGCATTGGGGACGCCTGTGACCCAGACGCTGATGGAGATGGCGTCCTAAATGAGCAG gaTAACTGCGTCCTGGTCCGGAATCCAGACCAGCGAAATACGGATGAAGACAAATGGGGCGACGCCTGTGACAACTGTCGTTTGGAGAAGAATGACGACCAGCGGGATACGGACCGGGATGGCCGAGGAGACGCCTGTGACGATGACATCGATGGGGACC gGATCCGGAATGCTGCCGACAATTGTCCAAGGATCCCCAACCCAGACCAACGGGACAGTGATAGAGATGGGGTGGGAGATGCTTGTGATAACTGTCCACAAAAAAGCAATGCTGACCAG AAAGATGTGGATCATGACCTAGTAGGGGACGCGTGTGACAGTGACCAGGACCA GGATGGTGATGGGCACCAGGACTCTCGGGACAACTGCCCCACGGTGCCCAATAGCTCACAGCAGGACACCGATAAGGACGGGCAGGGGGATGActgtgacgatgatgatgataatgatggaatCCCAGACAGCCGTGCCCCAGGGCCGGACAATTGTCGCCTTGTCCCCAACCCGAACCAGGAGGATGCTGACG GTGATGGCGTAGGTGACGTGTGTCAGGATGACTTTGATGCCGACAAGGTCGTGGACAAGATCGACGTGTGCCCGGAGAACGCAGAGGTCACCCTCACGGACTTCCGCGCCTTCCAGACTGTTGTTTTGGACCCCGAAGGAGACGCGCAGATAGACCCCAACTGGGTGGTTCTTAACCAG GGGATGGAGATCGTGCAGACGATGAACAGTGACCCAGGACTGGCTGTGG gCTACACAGCCTTCAATGGCGTAGACTTCGAAGGCACGTTTCACGTGAACACCCTCACAGATGATGACTATGCCGGCCTCATCTTTGGATACCAGGACAGTTCCAGCTTCTATGTGGTCATGTGGAAACAGATGGAACAGACATACTGGCAGGCAAACCCCTTCAGAGCTGTGGCTGAACCTGGTATCCAGCTCAAG GCGGTGAAGTCGTCCACGGGCCCCGGAGAGCAGCTGAGGAATGCCCTCTGGCACACGGGGGACACAAATGATCAGGTGAAGCTCCTCTGGAAAGACCCAAGGAACGTGGGCTGGAAGGACAAGACATCCTATCGATGGTTCTTGCAGCACAGGCCACAAGTGGGCTACATCAG GGTCCGCTTTTACGAGGGGCCTGAGCTTGTGGCTGACAGTAACGTGGTGCTGGACACAACCATGAGAGGAGGCCGGCTTGGCGTCTTCTGCTTTTCCCAGGAAAACATTATTTGGGCCAATCTCCGTTACCGATGTAATG ACACCATTCCAGAGGACTATGAGGCCTATCGTCTGCAACACAACTAA